One window of Microcoleus vaginatus PCC 9802 genomic DNA carries:
- a CDS encoding GTPase, translating into MTREEAVRRIHRAAEEKLTQLDLSGLGLEELPPEIGKCTQLEMLVLAKFDEETMQWVGNKLTKFPDAVLQLTNLKILNLSHNQITSIPEDLRQLSNLTRLDLSYNQITSIPEDLGQLSNLILLNLNNNQITSIPEDLGQLSNLILLNLSHNQITSIPEDLGQLSNLTHLYLNNNQITEIPEAIGQLSNLILLNLNNNQITSIPDALGKLSNLTQLWLYSNQITSIPDALGKLPNLTVLLLGLNQITEIPESLGKLSNLTLLLLSESQITSIPEVIGQLSNLTLLHLDNNQITSIPEVIGQLSNLTDLSLSNNQITSIPEVIGQLSNLTDLSLSNNQITSIPEAIGGMEKLEKLDLRGNPIPIPPEILQGEELSEPGDLRTILDFYFQTRDPNDTEELNEAKLLIVGEGESGKTTLANKLLNPDYELKEQEPSTEGINVIRWEFPQANGKPFRVHIWDFGGQEIYHATHQFFLTERSLYILLVDNRRENPNLCYWLNIIELLSNSSPVFLVQNEKQDRRCEINFSQLRGDFDNLEKLLTTNLADNRGLETLQRTLQNRITTLDHISTPIPKHWAKVRHVLENYAQRKTHIEVSEFYDICANQGFDKSDKQAMLSLSKYLHDLGIILHFQTNTDKKKSILLNWVILRPEWATNAVYKVTDNQQVIANCGYFTDENLSEIWSDRQYECLHDELLELMENFKICYPIPGQRGHYIAPQRLPLEGQKYDWDDTDNLIVRYKYDFMPKGIITRLIVEMHRLICRPNTPPSSGAASGDIVWRDGVLLADNYAKAEVIENYHQREIRIRVSGTPKNYLLNSIRHKLREIHDDYDKRLKYEELIPCNCSQCKGSQNPYSYDFEDLRDRLANGKYTVECGKPPSYEEVQVRRLIEDFPDYSQEKVPGSDRSDTVDNSRTQQTVNNLHLYIDGNSMNQDSSQTNNLQGANLSGINANQLQDNAQASGHTFNQTNNANTAELLQLISSMRETAAHFPEDEREEVLMEIGNVEEQLKKPTEKRNLKLIAKKLGVILALAASIASPIANMTDFTNNVTDLAQKAGVEITIPSAR; encoded by the coding sequence ATGACGCGAGAGGAAGCAGTGCGGCGAATTCACCGGGCAGCCGAGGAAAAATTGACCCAACTGGATTTGTCGGGGTTGGGGTTGGAGGAATTGCCGCCGGAGATTGGCAAGTGTACGCAGCTTGAGATGCTGGTGTTGGCGAAGTTCGATGAAGAGACAATGCAATGGGTTGGGAATAAGTTAACTAAGTTTCCTGATGCTGTTCTTCAATTAACCAACTTAAAAATACTTAACCTCAGCCACAATCAGATTACCTCCATCCCAGAGGATCTCAGGCAACTGTCGAATCTGACACGGCTTGACCTCAGTTACAATCAGATTACCTCCATCCCAGAGGATCTCGGGCAACTGTCGAATCTGATACTGCTTAACCTCAATAACAATCAGATTACCTCCATCCCAGAGGATCTCGGGCAACTGTCGAATCTGATACTGCTTAACCTCAGCCACAATCAGATTACCTCCATCCCAGAGGATCTCGGGCAACTGTCAAATCTGACACACCTTTACCTCAATAACAATCAAATTACCGAAATCCCCGAAGCGATCGGGCAACTGTCGAATCTGATACTGCTTAACCTCAATAACAATCAGATTACCTCCATCCCAGATGCGCTCGGCAAACTGTCGAATCTGACACAGCTTTGGCTCTATAGCAATCAGATTACCTCCATCCCAGATGCGCTCGGCAAACTGCCGAATCTGACAGTGCTTTTGCTCGGTTTAAATCAGATTACCGAAATCCCAGAATCGCTTGGCAAACTGTCGAATCTGACACTGCTTTTGCTCAGTGAAAGTCAGATTACCTCTATCCCAGAGGTGATCGGGCAATTGTCGAATCTGACACTGCTTCACCTCGATAACAATCAGATTACCTCCATCCCAGAGGTGATCGGGCAACTGTCGAATCTGACAGACCTTTCCCTCAGTAACAATCAGATTACCTCCATCCCAGAGGTGATCGGGCAACTGTCGAATCTGACAGACCTTTCCCTCAGTAACAATCAGATTACCTCCATCCCAGAGGCGATTGGCGGCATGGAAAAGCTGGAAAAACTCGACTTGCGGGGAAATCCGATCCCGATTCCTCCCGAAATTCTCCAAGGCGAAGAATTGTCCGAACCAGGCGATTTGCGTACCATCCTCGACTTCTACTTCCAAACCCGCGATCCCAACGATACCGAAGAACTCAACGAAGCCAAACTTTTGATTGTCGGCGAAGGCGAATCGGGAAAAACTACCCTAGCAAACAAACTCCTCAACCCCGACTACGAACTCAAAGAACAAGAACCCAGCACCGAAGGCATCAATGTCATCCGCTGGGAATTCCCACAAGCCAACGGCAAACCTTTCCGCGTCCACATCTGGGACTTCGGCGGACAGGAAATCTACCACGCCACGCACCAATTTTTCCTCACCGAACGTTCCCTCTATATCCTCCTCGTCGATAACCGCCGCGAAAACCCCAACCTCTGCTACTGGTTGAACATCATCGAACTCCTCAGCAACAGCAGTCCCGTCTTCCTCGTCCAGAACGAAAAACAAGACCGCCGCTGCGAAATCAACTTTTCCCAACTGCGCGGTGACTTTGACAACCTAGAAAAACTCCTCACCACCAACCTCGCCGACAATCGCGGACTCGAAACCCTCCAGCGCACCCTACAAAACCGCATCACCACCCTGGATCACATCAGTACGCCCATCCCCAAACACTGGGCAAAAGTCCGCCACGTCCTGGAAAACTACGCCCAACGCAAAACCCACATCGAAGTCTCTGAGTTCTACGACATCTGCGCTAACCAAGGCTTCGACAAGTCCGACAAACAGGCCATGCTGAGTCTGAGCAAGTATTTGCACGACTTGGGTATTATCCTCCACTTCCAAACAAATACTGACAAGAAAAAATCTATCCTCCTCAACTGGGTCATCCTGCGTCCCGAATGGGCAACCAACGCCGTCTACAAAGTCACCGATAACCAACAAGTCATCGCCAATTGTGGATACTTCACCGACGAAAACCTCAGCGAAATCTGGAGCGATAGACAATACGAATGCCTCCACGATGAGCTACTTGAGCTCATGGAAAACTTCAAAATTTGCTACCCAATCCCCGGCCAACGGGGACACTACATCGCCCCGCAACGGCTCCCCCTCGAAGGACAAAAGTACGACTGGGACGACACCGACAACCTGATTGTGCGCTACAAATACGACTTCATGCCCAAAGGCATCATCACCAGGCTGATTGTAGAGATGCACCGCTTGATTTGCCGCCCGAATACCCCTCCCTCTTCAGGTGCGGCTAGTGGGGATATTGTCTGGCGTGACGGCGTTCTCCTCGCCGACAACTACGCCAAAGCCGAAGTCATCGAGAATTATCATCAACGAGAAATCCGCATCCGCGTATCTGGAACCCCGAAAAACTATCTCCTAAATAGCATTCGTCACAAACTCCGGGAAATTCATGATGATTACGATAAGCGCCTCAAATACGAAGAATTAATTCCCTGCAATTGTTCCCAATGCAAAGGTAGCCAAAATCCCTATTCCTATGACTTTGAGGATTTGCGCGACCGTTTGGCAAATGGCAAGTACACAGTGGAATGTGGCAAACCGCCATCATATGAAGAAGTCCAGGTGCGGCGCTTAATCGAGGATTTTCCCGACTATTCCCAAGAGAAAGTTCCTGGAAGCGATCGATCGGATACGGTAGATAATTCTAGAACTCAGCAAACTGTAAACAATTTACACTTGTACATCGACGGTAACAGCATGAATCAAGATTCTTCCCAAACAAACAACTTGCAAGGCGCTAATCTCTCCGGCATTAACGCCAACCAACTTCAAGATAATGCCCAAGCTAGTGGCCATACATTCAATCAAACCAATAACGCCAATACCGCCGAACTTCTGCAACTGATTTCATCGATGCGTGAAACCGCCGCACACTTCCCCGAAGACGAACGCGAAGAAGTGTTGATGGAAATTGGCAACGTGGAAGAACAACTAAAGAAACCCACAGAAAAGCGCAATCTGAAACTCATTGCGAAAAAATTGGGTGTTATTTTAGCGCTCGCGGCGAGTATTGCTTCTCCGATCGCAAACATGACAGATTTTACCAACAATGTCACCGATTTAGCTCAAAAGGCTGGTGTCGAAATCACGATTCCATCGGCACGTTAA
- a CDS encoding peptidoglycan-binding protein, whose amino-acid sequence MRVTTVTIFSLMALLVPALTKKATAAFDSEPLVQEQYRRDFTAPADPGASASPEGNSQGDMFHKPFYAGEQPVRKEKTISAGADGPEVAAIQQRLQVHNFKVGTIDGTYGSRTTSAVSAFQQSKGLKADGVVNKETWTALAADPASAPETVQSNPPILSNAAVPGNPPTLLNKGAVGSKVKTLQVRLEIQGYDPGPIDGIFGARTTTAVKNFQKFKGLTANGMVDETTWKALGQK is encoded by the coding sequence ATGCGTGTGACTACTGTTACGATTTTCAGCTTGATGGCTCTGCTCGTTCCCGCCTTGACCAAAAAGGCAACTGCTGCTTTCGACTCCGAACCCTTGGTGCAGGAACAGTACCGCAGAGACTTTACGGCTCCCGCCGATCCGGGTGCGTCAGCATCGCCCGAGGGAAATTCCCAAGGAGATATGTTTCACAAGCCTTTTTACGCGGGCGAGCAGCCAGTGAGAAAGGAAAAAACTATCTCGGCGGGAGCTGACGGGCCAGAAGTTGCAGCCATACAGCAACGGTTGCAGGTGCACAATTTCAAGGTAGGGACGATCGACGGTACCTATGGCTCTCGCACCACATCGGCTGTGAGTGCCTTTCAGCAGTCTAAGGGTTTGAAGGCCGATGGGGTTGTGAACAAAGAAACTTGGACAGCTTTAGCAGCAGATCCGGCATCAGCTCCTGAAACTGTGCAGAGCAATCCTCCAATTCTGAGCAATGCTGCTGTTCCGGGCAATCCTCCAACTCTTCTAAATAAAGGCGCTGTCGGTTCCAAGGTGAAGACGCTACAGGTGCGTTTGGAAATACAGGGTTACGATCCGGGCCCGATCGACGGCATTTTTGGCGCTCGCACTACTACGGCTGTCAAGAACTTTCAGAAATTTAAGGGTTTGACGGCTAACGGCATGGTGGACGAAACAACCTGGAAAGCGCTCGGCCAAAAGTAA